The sequence CCGGCATCGGACGGTTGATCGACTATCTGTGGCGCTACTGGCGCCGTTACCTGGCGGGCGGGGTGTGCCTCATCGGCACCACCAGCCTGCTCATGGTGGTGCCGTGGTGGGTGCGTGGGGCCATCGACGTCATCGAGCGCGGCGATCCCGACTCCGAGCTGGGCGGCTATGTGCTGCTGATCGCCCTGGCCGCGGCGGGCGGCGGGCTCCTGCGCGGCGTTGCCCGCTCCATCATTTTCAACGCCGGCCGGAACGTCGAGTACGACCTGCGGAACGACCTCTTCGCGCACCTGGAGAAGCTTCCCCTCGGTTATTACCAGGCCCAGAAGACCGGCGACCTCATGTCGCGGGCGGTCAACGACATCAACGCCGTGCGCATGCTCCTGGGCCCCGGCTTCCTCAACCTGGTGAACACGCCGCTCTACCTGGTCTACGCGGCGGTGTTCATGTTCGCCATGAACTGGCAGTTGACGCTGGCGGTGGGCGCGTGCCTGACGCTCCTGGCGGTCGTGTTCAAGCAGTTCCGCGGGCGTATCCGGCGGGCGTCGCTGCGGGTCCAGCGGCAGATGTCGCGCATGAGCGCCCACGTGCAGGAGAACCTGAGCGGCATGCACGTGGTCAAGGCGTACGTGCAGGCGGAGCCCCAGACCGGCAGCTTCGCCGTTATGAACGACGAGTACCAAATGCGCAGCCTCGACCTCGCCCGCTGCCGCGGCATGATCAACCCCGTGATGGTGGCGCTGCACGGCCTCACCGTGCTGGTGGTGCTGTGGTACGGCGGCTGGCTCATCATGCGCGAGCAGAGCGGCGTGGCCGACCTGGTGGCGTTCATCCTTTACCTGAACGTGCTCGCGTGGCCCATGGCGGCCTTCGGCTGGATGCTCTCGCTGCTCGAGCGCGGGCGCGCCGCCATGGACCGGCTTGAGGAGATCTTCGAGGTGGAGCCGGCCATCGCCGACCCCGAGCATCCGGTGCCCTTGCGCGACAAGGAACGGGGCATCGAGTTCGATCGCGTGTCGTTCGGCTACAACGGCGGCGCCGACGGCGACGCGGTGCTCAAGGACATCAGCTTCGAGGTGCCGCCGGGCCGCAAGGTCGCCATCGTCGGACGCACCGGCGCGGGCAAGAGCACGTTGACGCACCTGATCCCGCGCCTCCACGACGTCTCCTCCGGCACCATCCGCATGGGCGGGGTGGACCTCCGCGCGCTGTCACTGGAAGAGCTGCGCGGTGCCATCGGCTACGCGCCGCAGGACCCCTTCCTCTTCTCCACCTCCATCCAGGACAACCTCAAGTTCGGCGACGCGGATGCCAGCGAGCAGCAGGTGCGCCGCGTCCTGGACGTGGCCGATCTGGAGAGCGAGGTGGAGGTCTTCCCGGACGGCCTCGACACCCGGGTGGGAGAGCGGGGCATCACTCTCTCCGGCGGCCAGAAGCAGCGGGCGACCCTGGCCCGGGCCATCCTGGCGAATCCCGATTACCTGATCCTGGACGACTGCCTGTCGAGCGTGGACGCGCACACCGAGCAGCGCATCCTCGACAGCTTCGAGAGCGTGCTCAAGGGCAAGACCTGCATCATCATCTCGCACCGCATGGCGGTCATCAGGCAAGCCGACGAGATCCTGGTGCTGGACGAGGGCCGCATCGTCGAGCGCGGCGACCACGAATCGCTGCTGCGCGCCGACGGCCTGTACGCGCAGATGTACCGGCGCCAGCAGATGTCGGCCGAGCTGGAGGAGTTGTAGGGACATGCGCGCGGGTGGAGGGTCAAGGAGCAGCGCGGCCGTGAACGCGCCGGAAGAACAGAGCATCTCCGGCAAGGCCTACGACCTGGCGCTGGCCTTGCGTCTGTGGCGCTTCGTGCGCCCGCACCGCAGACTCTTCTTCCTGTCGCTGCTGCTCCTGCCGGTGCACCAGGGCTTCAACTTGGCCCAGCCGCTGCTGCTCAAGATCGGCATCGACGCCGTCAGCGCGGGCGACGGCCTCACGCTCATGACCACCGGCCTCTTGTTCGCCGGGGCGCTGGCGGCGGAGGCCGGGACCTTCTTCTTCCAGTACTACCTGTCCATGAAGGTGGCGCAGCGGTGCCTCGCCGACCTGCGCGTCGAGCTCTTCTCCCACGTGCAGCGCCTGCCCATGAGCTACTTCGACCGCAACCCGGTGGGCCGGCTCATGACGCGCATGACCACGGACGTGGAGGTGCTGCAGGAGATGTTCGCCGCCGGCGCCATGAACCTGGTGGCCGACCTGGTCCTCATCGCGGTCATCGTCGCCATCATGATGTCGCTGCACGTGGGGATGGCGCTCGTGTCGCTGGCGCTGATCCCGTTCCTGCTGATCGGCATCAACGTCTTCCGCCTCAAGGCGCGGCAGACCTACCGCCTCATCCGCACGCGTATCGCCCGGGTCAACGCCTACCTGGGCGAGGCGATCCCGGGCATGGCCGTGATCCAGCTCTTCAACCGGCAGGAGCGGAGCTTCGAGGAGTTCGACGACCTCAACCGCTCCCACCGCGACGCCATCAAGCGCTCCAACGTCTACGAGGCGTCGCTGTTCTCCATGGTGGAGGCCGCGGGCTCCCTGAGCATCGCGCTGCTGTTGTGGTACGGCGGCGGCGAGGTGCTGCAGGGGGTCGTGGGCATCGGCACCTTCGTGGCCTTCAGCGAGTACATTCGCCGGCTGTTCGTGCCGCTGCGCGACTTCAGCAACAAGTACGCCGTGATCCAGGCGGCCATGACCGCCGCCGAACGCATCTTCGAGCTGCTCGACACGGCGCCGGAGCAGTCGGGACGGCGTACGGAAGCGGTTGCGGGCGACGGCGATGGCGCCACGCCAACGGCTGCCGCCGCGCCGGTTCGCGCCCTACAGGCACCACCTGACGCCGCGCCCGTCCCCGCCGCCGAGGCCAGCGGTGCGTCCGCCATTGCCGCCGCCGCATCCGGCACACGGATGGCGGACTCGCCCGCGACCGGCAACCCCGCGCCTGCCGCGCCCGCTACCCGGGCGACCCCGGAGCCGGCCGGGAACCATCCCGTCCACGCCGCGGTGGAATTCGACAACGTGTGGTTCAGCTACCGTCCCAACGACCCGGTGCTCAAGGGCGTGTCCTTCAGGATCGAGCCGGGCGAGCGGGTGGCGGTCATCGGCGCCACCGGCTCGGGCAAGACCACCACGATCAAGCTCATGAGCCGGTTCTACGACGTGGACAGCGGCGCGGTCCGGTTGGGCGGCCGGGACGTGCGCGAGTGGGAGCTGGACGACCTGCGGCGTCACATGGGAACCGTGCTGCAGGACGTCTTCCTGTTCTCGGGCGACATCCTCTCCAATCTCAAACTGGGCAACGAGTCGATCCCCGAGGAACGCATCCGCGCGGCCGTGCGCAGCGCCAACGCCGAGGGTTTCATCCGGCGCATGCCCGGCGGCCTGCGCGCCGCCGTGCGCGAGCGCGGCAACAACCTTTCGGCCGGCCAGCGCCAGCTCCTGGCGCTGGTGCGCATGTTCGTCCTCGATCCCGAGATCCTGGTGCTGGACGAGGCAACCTCCAGCGTCGACACCGAGACCGAGTTCCTGGTGCAGGGCGCCTTCGAGAAGATCATGGCCAACCGCACCTGCCTGGTCATCGCCCACCGCCTGTCCACCATACGCAACGCCGACCGCATCCTGGTCTTCCACCGCGGCGTCATCCGCGAGATGGGCTCCCACGCCGAGTTGATGGAGAAGGGCGGCGTGTACTACCGGCTGCACCAGTTGCAGTTTCAGGGGGAAGGGAGCGGAGGCGCGGAGGCGGGGGACATGGCGGCGGATCGCTGACCGCGACGGCCGGGAGTAGTGACATGGCGGCAACGTTCAAGCGATTCATCGGAGCCTGCATGCTGCTGTTCCTCGGCGGCTGTGCGCCGGGATACTACATCCGCGCGGCCTACGAAGAGGGACGCATCCTGTGGCGCCGGACGCCCATCACCACGGTGCTGGCCGAGGACGGAGTCACGCCGGACGTTCGGCGCAAGCTCGAGATGGTGCTGGAGTTGCGGGACTTCGCCGCGAACGAGCTTCAACTGAACGTCGGCGGCAGCTACGCTTCCTATTCCCAGGTCGACCGCCCGGTGCTGCTGCACGTGCTCTCCGCCGTGCCCAAGACCTCCTTCGAGCCCTACACCTGGTGGTTCCCGTTCGTCGGCCACATGCCCTACAAGGGCTTCTTCGACGGCGCGGACGCTCGCGAGGAAGCCGGCGCCCTGGCGGCCCAGGGACACGACACCCACATCCGACCGGCCGGCGCCTTCAGCACCCTGGGCTGGTTCGACGACCCGCTGCTCGGGCGCCTGCTCAAGCTCGACCGCGTGAGTCTGGCGGACGTCGTGCTGCACGAGCTGTTGCACAACACCCTGTTCGTGCCCGGCTCGGTGGCGTTCAACGAGAGCCTCGCCAACTTCGTCGGGAAACGCGGCGCCATCGAGTTTTTCACACGGCGCCTCGGCCCGGAGAGCCCCGAAGCCAGGTCCGCGCGCCGGGAGTGGCGGGAAGAGGTCGAGTTCTCGGGCGCCATGATGGAGCTGACACGGTGCCTGCGGGCGCTGTACGCCGAGCCGATACCCGACGCCGAGAAGCTGCGCCGCCGGGAACAGGTCTTCGCCGAAAGCAGGCGGCGGTGGGCTGACGCAGTGACCGGGACACCGAAGCACCGCTATGCCTCATTCAGCCGGGCCAGACTGAACAACGCCGTGATCCTGCAGAGTGTCCTCTATGTCACGGACCTGGCCCGGTTCGAGAAACTCTACCAGCAGGAAGGCAAGGACCTGCCCCGCGCCATCGAGGCGGTGCGCACCGCCGCTCGGGACGTCGAAGACCCGTTCGACACGCTGCCGGTACCGGCGTCCGCCGGTACCAACGGCAACGTCGCCGGCAGCGCCGCAACCCACCCATCCTACGAACCGTGCGAGGGGCCGTGAACAAGCTGTTCGCCATCATCCGCGAGCGCTGCCCCCGCTGCGCCGCCGGCCCCATATTCGCGGGCCTCTTCAAGATGTACCGTCGCTGCCCCGTCTGCGGCCTTGAGTTCGAGCGCGAGCAGGGTTACTTTGTCGGCGCCATGTACTTCAGCTACGCGCTGGCAATCGCCGCCGTCCTCCCCATCATCGTCGCCATGCTGCTCCTCGGCTTCACCGCCGCCTCCATCTACCTCGTCTCATGCCTGTTCCTGGTCGCGGTCTCTCCGTTCCTGTTCCGCTACTCGCGCGTGCTGTGGATCCACCTCGACCAGGTGATCGATCCGCGGTAGAGGGTGATAAGGACGACCATGCGTACGGAAGACGAGCTGAAATTCGCCGCCGACAAGATGCTCGGGCGGCTGGCCAAGTGGCTGCGCATCATCGGCCAGGACGTGATCCACGGCCAGCATCTGGCCGGCCAGGGGCTGGTGCGCGCGGCAACCCAGGAGCACAGGGTCATGCTGACCCGCGACCGCCGGATATCCCGGCGCAACCCGGACCGTGCCATTCTCATCCGGGACGATCACTTCCGGGCGCAGTTGAAGCAGGTGGTGGAGGACTGTGGTCTCGACCCGTTCGCGGGGATCCTGACCCGGTGCGTCGAGTGCAACCAGCCGCTCCAACCCATGCCCAAGGAGCAGGTCCGGGACACGGTGCCCCCCTACGTCTTCGAGACCCAGGACGTCTTCTCGGCGTGCCCGGCCTGCCGGAGGGTGTTCTGGCCCGCTACCCATCAACAGCAAATGATGGACGAACTCGAGGGCTTGGGATTCGTGCCGCCTGGAAATTGAGCAGGCCCTGTGTTACGTTTCAGCCATTCGTTCCCGGGTAGCTCAGTCGGTAGAGCAGGTGGCTGTTAACCACTTTGTCGGGGGTTCGAGTCCCTCCCCGGGAGCCATCTCCCACCGCCAACCGGGCTCCCCACACCGCGTGAAATGAGTGTCTGTTCTTGTTCGCTCGACCGGATGGCCCGGCGGTTCGGCAAGCGGGTTTTCTTGAGTTCCACGACAGGTCAAGGCT is a genomic window of Deltaproteobacteria bacterium containing:
- a CDS encoding aminopeptidase, translating into MAATFKRFIGACMLLFLGGCAPGYYIRAAYEEGRILWRRTPITTVLAEDGVTPDVRRKLEMVLELRDFAANELQLNVGGSYASYSQVDRPVLLHVLSAVPKTSFEPYTWWFPFVGHMPYKGFFDGADAREEAGALAAQGHDTHIRPAGAFSTLGWFDDPLLGRLLKLDRVSLADVVLHELLHNTLFVPGSVAFNESLANFVGKRGAIEFFTRRLGPESPEARSARREWREEVEFSGAMMELTRCLRALYAEPIPDAEKLRRREQVFAESRRRWADAVTGTPKHRYASFSRARLNNAVILQSVLYVTDLARFEKLYQQEGKDLPRAIEAVRTAARDVEDPFDTLPVPASAGTNGNVAGSAATHPSYEPCEGP
- a CDS encoding Mut7-C RNAse domain-containing protein, translated to MRTEDELKFAADKMLGRLAKWLRIIGQDVIHGQHLAGQGLVRAATQEHRVMLTRDRRISRRNPDRAILIRDDHFRAQLKQVVEDCGLDPFAGILTRCVECNQPLQPMPKEQVRDTVPPYVFETQDVFSACPACRRVFWPATHQQQMMDELEGLGFVPPGN
- a CDS encoding DUF983 domain-containing protein; protein product: MNKLFAIIRERCPRCAAGPIFAGLFKMYRRCPVCGLEFEREQGYFVGAMYFSYALAIAAVLPIIVAMLLLGFTAASIYLVSCLFLVAVSPFLFRYSRVLWIHLDQVIDPR
- a CDS encoding ABC transporter ATP-binding protein, which produces MAGIGRLIDYLWRYWRRYLAGGVCLIGTTSLLMVVPWWVRGAIDVIERGDPDSELGGYVLLIALAAAGGGLLRGVARSIIFNAGRNVEYDLRNDLFAHLEKLPLGYYQAQKTGDLMSRAVNDINAVRMLLGPGFLNLVNTPLYLVYAAVFMFAMNWQLTLAVGACLTLLAVVFKQFRGRIRRASLRVQRQMSRMSAHVQENLSGMHVVKAYVQAEPQTGSFAVMNDEYQMRSLDLARCRGMINPVMVALHGLTVLVVLWYGGWLIMREQSGVADLVAFILYLNVLAWPMAAFGWMLSLLERGRAAMDRLEEIFEVEPAIADPEHPVPLRDKERGIEFDRVSFGYNGGADGDAVLKDISFEVPPGRKVAIVGRTGAGKSTLTHLIPRLHDVSSGTIRMGGVDLRALSLEELRGAIGYAPQDPFLFSTSIQDNLKFGDADASEQQVRRVLDVADLESEVEVFPDGLDTRVGERGITLSGGQKQRATLARAILANPDYLILDDCLSSVDAHTEQRILDSFESVLKGKTCIIISHRMAVIRQADEILVLDEGRIVERGDHESLLRADGLYAQMYRRQQMSAELEEL
- a CDS encoding ABC transporter ATP-binding protein; protein product: MNAPEEQSISGKAYDLALALRLWRFVRPHRRLFFLSLLLLPVHQGFNLAQPLLLKIGIDAVSAGDGLTLMTTGLLFAGALAAEAGTFFFQYYLSMKVAQRCLADLRVELFSHVQRLPMSYFDRNPVGRLMTRMTTDVEVLQEMFAAGAMNLVADLVLIAVIVAIMMSLHVGMALVSLALIPFLLIGINVFRLKARQTYRLIRTRIARVNAYLGEAIPGMAVIQLFNRQERSFEEFDDLNRSHRDAIKRSNVYEASLFSMVEAAGSLSIALLLWYGGGEVLQGVVGIGTFVAFSEYIRRLFVPLRDFSNKYAVIQAAMTAAERIFELLDTAPEQSGRRTEAVAGDGDGATPTAAAAPVRALQAPPDAAPVPAAEASGASAIAAAASGTRMADSPATGNPAPAAPATRATPEPAGNHPVHAAVEFDNVWFSYRPNDPVLKGVSFRIEPGERVAVIGATGSGKTTTIKLMSRFYDVDSGAVRLGGRDVREWELDDLRRHMGTVLQDVFLFSGDILSNLKLGNESIPEERIRAAVRSANAEGFIRRMPGGLRAAVRERGNNLSAGQRQLLALVRMFVLDPEILVLDEATSSVDTETEFLVQGAFEKIMANRTCLVIAHRLSTIRNADRILVFHRGVIREMGSHAELMEKGGVYYRLHQLQFQGEGSGGAEAGDMAADR